One Candidatus Woesearchaeota archaeon genomic region harbors:
- a CDS encoding type II toxin-antitoxin system RelE/ParE family toxin, producing the protein MIGMLYKILPTKEFSKDFKKVDNQLQKRIKDKIEEVAENPFRYKHLHYDLKGSCRLWVGKLRIIYSYDIQKQELYLEKIVLDHKYQG; encoded by the coding sequence ATGATTGGAATGCTCTATAAGATACTTCCAACAAAAGAATTTTCTAAAGATTTTAAGAAAGTAGATAATCAACTTCAAAAAAGAATTAAAGACAAAATTGAAGAAGTAGCAGAGAATCCTTTTCGATACAAGCATCTCCATTATGACCTTAAAGGAAGCTGTCGTTTATGGGTTGGTAAACTCCGCATCATATATTCGTACGATATTCAAAAACAAGAGTTATACCTGGAGAAGATAGTACTCGACCACAAGTACCAAGGATAA
- a CDS encoding YbjQ family protein yields the protein MEYTTTEQIAGKKITKTLGLVAGNTVRARWVGADFIAGLRNLIGGEVVEYTRLMADTREQSVQRMLEEAKKRGANAVVSVRFQTSTIAQAGEEILVYGTAVVVK from the coding sequence ATGGAATACACTACAACAGAACAAATAGCAGGAAAGAAGATTACAAAAACACTCGGTTTAGTCGCGGGAAACACTGTCCGAGCGCGCTGGGTTGGCGCAGACTTCATTGCAGGTCTTCGCAATCTCATTGGCGGAGAAGTCGTGGAGTATACACGTTTAATGGCAGATACAAGAGAACAATCTGTTCAGCGTATGCTTGAAGAAGCAAAGAAGCGTGGCGCGAACGCGGTTGTTTCTGTTCGCTTTCAAACATCAACAATCGCGCAAGCAGGAGAAGAGATTCTCGTGTATGGGACTGCTGTTGTGGTGAAGTGA
- a CDS encoding (2Fe-2S) ferredoxin domain-containing protein has protein sequence MRKHYLLSAGSETMEIISFPKPLVHVFVCVNDRSSQENPMPSCGPRIRKEDVKEIKLWIRQQGWTGKVLCTSCTCLGFCNPEAGVVCVYPSGRFIKIQSPQEIKEIILRELDGK, from the coding sequence ATGAGAAAGCACTACTTGCTTTCTGCAGGAAGTGAGACTATGGAAATTATCTCTTTTCCAAAACCCCTTGTTCATGTTTTTGTCTGCGTCAATGATCGCTCTTCTCAGGAGAATCCAATGCCAAGTTGTGGACCTCGCATTCGAAAAGAAGATGTCAAAGAAATAAAACTTTGGATCAGGCAACAAGGCTGGACTGGAAAAGTGCTTTGCACGTCTTGTACTTGTCTTGGATTTTGTAATCCTGAAGCTGGCGTTGTTTGCGTTTATCCTTCAGGAAGATTTATTAAGATACAATCTCCTCAAGAGATTAAAGAAATCATTCTGAGGGAATTAGATGGAAAGTGA
- a CDS encoding Fic family protein: MFVRKKNVNGREYYYLVESTRIADNKWKKIERYIGLNPPSAKDVTAFGKEFNKVALFFAQNNKTLDEIQTKYQNKIKQAATDELYQLENEIITQFTYDTNRIEGSTLSYKDTKMLLEEGISPKEKPIRDIKEAENHKQAFLYMKQQLKGDISKEFILELHRLLKNTVTEDAGKFRTGQVRVGTLIPISAKLLETELDNLLDWYHNNKNNLHPLETASEFHSVFERLHPFFDGNGRVGRLLLNYILLKNKYPLLIVQNKNKRRYYTALKKADDGNILPMLKYLLFELQEQAKNW, translated from the coding sequence ATGTTTGTCAGAAAAAAGAACGTCAACGGAAGAGAATACTATTATCTTGTAGAATCAACACGAATCGCAGACAATAAATGGAAAAAAATAGAAAGATACATTGGTCTCAACCCTCCTTCTGCGAAAGATGTAACTGCTTTTGGAAAAGAATTTAACAAAGTCGCGCTTTTTTTTGCCCAGAACAACAAAACACTGGATGAGATACAAACAAAATACCAAAACAAGATTAAACAGGCAGCAACAGATGAACTGTATCAATTAGAAAATGAGATTATTACTCAATTTACTTATGACACGAACCGAATAGAAGGCTCTACACTGAGCTATAAAGACACAAAGATGCTTCTTGAAGAAGGGATTAGTCCTAAAGAAAAACCAATTAGGGACATTAAAGAAGCTGAGAATCACAAGCAAGCGTTTCTCTACATGAAACAACAGCTTAAAGGAGACATTTCAAAAGAGTTCATTCTTGAACTTCATCGATTACTTAAAAACACAGTTACAGAAGATGCTGGAAAATTTAGAACAGGACAAGTTCGTGTTGGCACGCTTATTCCTATCTCTGCCAAATTGCTTGAGACTGAACTTGATAACCTTTTAGACTGGTATCATAATAACAAAAATAATCTCCACCCTCTGGAAACAGCAAGCGAGTTTCATAGCGTTTTTGAGCGATTACACCCTTTCTTTGATGGAAACGGAAGGGTAGGAAGGTTGCTGCTTAATTACATTCTTCTTAAAAACAAATATCCTCTTCTTATTGTTCAAAACAAAAACAAAAGAAGATATTATACAGCGTTAAAAAAAGCAGATGATGGAAATATTCTTCCCATGCTCAAATATCTCCTGTTTGAGCTGCAAGAACAAGCAAAAAATTGGTAA
- a CDS encoding GNAT family N-acetyltransferase, translated as MIDFSHVKALRLSKIYDLTAFDCGDKDINEFLKEDALIYQDKKLATTTIFTCNDEVIGFFSTAADSLKLKLTEKESHDIEKKPIAEFPAIKISRIGRDTKYKGQKVGEDILKWAVGYILKCSEMTAVRFVTVDAYPNKVKWYEQFGFVSNLDNRYIKKDHHVSMRYDLFNQTSKD; from the coding sequence GTGATAGATTTTTCTCATGTTAAAGCATTACGCCTCTCTAAAATATATGATTTAACAGCATTTGACTGTGGAGATAAGGACATTAATGAATTTCTGAAAGAAGATGCTTTGATTTATCAGGATAAAAAACTTGCGACGACAACTATTTTTACTTGTAATGATGAAGTTATTGGTTTTTTCTCAACCGCGGCAGATTCACTTAAATTGAAGCTAACTGAAAAAGAAAGTCATGATATTGAGAAAAAACCTATTGCAGAGTTTCCAGCTATAAAAATATCTCGAATAGGAAGGGATACAAAATATAAAGGTCAAAAAGTTGGAGAAGATATTTTGAAATGGGCAGTGGGGTATATCTTAAAGTGTTCTGAAATGACAGCAGTCAGGTTTGTAACTGTGGACGCGTATCCAAATAAAGTAAAATGGTATGAACAGTTTGGTTTTGTTTCTAATTTAGATAATAGATACATCAAAAAAGATCACCACGTGAGTATGCGCTATGATCTTTTTAATCAAACCTCAAAAGATTAA
- a CDS encoding phosphoribosylamine--glycine ligase, whose protein sequence is MDGKEIKSETKTEVKPEHKNGHKKFLFVSNESLSGDLAWQIQKEGHKVRCYIKSGTDQDVYDGILEKVSNWREEVEWADVIVFDDTGFGEIADKLRKEGKLVVGGTAYSDRLEEDREFGQSELKRVGVNVLPRWNFTNMDEAIDFLQKNPGRYVLKPSGFIGSDQKALLFIAEEEDGKDLLEVMMHNRKAWSKKAKHFQLQKYVTGVEVAIGAFFNGKDFITPVCVNFEHKRMFPGDIGPFTGEMGTLMFFAPSCEIYKQTLEKMQPLLEESNYVGYVDINCIADRYGIHPLEFTCRFGYPTISIQMEGILNPWGDLMYQLAKGEQFDLKTKKGFQVGVVVAVPPFPFDDAKTFAVYKDSSVLFRKPSWEGVHLGDVKMVEDDLRLAGESGYALVITGSGTTVDDARKQAYNRVKNIMLQNMFYRVDIGAKWVNDSDRLHTWGYLY, encoded by the coding sequence ATGGATGGAAAAGAAATAAAATCTGAGACGAAAACTGAAGTAAAGCCAGAACACAAAAACGGGCATAAAAAATTTCTCTTTGTTTCCAACGAAAGCCTCAGCGGCGATCTTGCTTGGCAAATTCAGAAAGAAGGACACAAAGTTCGTTGTTATATCAAAAGCGGCACTGATCAAGATGTTTACGACGGTATTCTTGAAAAAGTTTCCAACTGGCGTGAAGAAGTCGAATGGGCAGATGTTATTGTTTTCGACGATACAGGGTTCGGAGAAATCGCAGACAAACTTCGCAAAGAAGGGAAATTAGTTGTCGGTGGAACAGCATACAGTGACCGCCTTGAAGAAGACAGAGAATTTGGCCAGTCAGAACTCAAACGCGTCGGCGTCAACGTTCTTCCTCGCTGGAATTTTACAAATATGGATGAGGCAATTGACTTTTTACAGAAAAATCCTGGACGATATGTGCTTAAACCGAGCGGATTTATTGGATCTGATCAAAAAGCACTTTTGTTTATCGCAGAAGAAGAAGATGGTAAAGATCTTCTTGAAGTCATGATGCACAACAGAAAAGCGTGGAGCAAAAAAGCAAAACACTTTCAGCTCCAAAAATATGTTACGGGCGTTGAAGTCGCTATTGGCGCTTTTTTCAATGGCAAGGATTTCATCACTCCTGTTTGTGTGAATTTTGAACACAAAAGAATGTTTCCGGGGGATATTGGGCCGTTTACTGGTGAAATGGGGACGCTTATGTTTTTCGCGCCAAGTTGTGAGATTTACAAACAAACATTGGAGAAAATGCAGCCCCTTCTTGAGGAATCCAATTATGTTGGTTACGTTGATATTAATTGCATCGCAGATCGGTATGGCATTCATCCTCTTGAATTTACTTGTCGCTTTGGGTATCCTACTATCAGCATTCAAATGGAAGGAATTTTGAATCCGTGGGGAGATTTGATGTATCAGCTCGCGAAAGGAGAGCAATTTGATCTTAAGACAAAAAAAGGATTCCAAGTAGGCGTTGTTGTCGCTGTTCCTCCGTTTCCGTTTGATGACGCGAAAACATTCGCTGTCTACAAAGATTCTTCAGTTCTCTTTAGGAAACCGAGTTGGGAAGGAGTTCACCTTGGCGATGTTAAGATGGTGGAAGACGATCTTCGACTTGCGGGAGAATCGGGCTACGCGCTTGTCATTACTGGCTCAGGAACTACTGTTGACGACGCGAGAAAACAGGCGTATAACCGCGTGAAAAATATTATGCTGCAGAACATGTTTTATCGCGTGGATATTGGCGCGAAATGGGTCAATGATTCAGATAGATTGCATACGTGGGGATATTTGTATTAA
- a CDS encoding undecaprenyl-diphosphate phosphatase, which produces MNDLIIALLLGIVEGITEFLPISSTGHLILVNNIISFTGAFPTLFDIVIQSGAILAVLLYFRKKIIPVQKNTQERQNTLEIWKRILLSVLPALLLGGLFGTWIQKTLFTPLVVAIALLVGGLFLLFIEQFTEKKQKMADIVQVGYATAFFIGLIQCFALIPGISRAAATIIGAMLLGLNRKTATEYSFFLAIPTLLAASGYSLFVYFTEGNNITSLQLSTLALGFVVSFITAWLAIAWLMRYISNHDFKLFGYYRIILAIVVFILLL; this is translated from the coding sequence ATGAACGACCTCATTATCGCACTGCTCCTTGGTATTGTTGAAGGCATTACTGAATTTTTGCCCATCTCCTCCACAGGACACTTGATTCTTGTGAACAACATTATTTCATTTACAGGTGCGTTTCCAACACTCTTTGATATCGTGATCCAATCTGGCGCAATTCTTGCTGTGCTTCTTTATTTTCGAAAGAAAATTATTCCTGTGCAAAAAAATACTCAAGAACGACAAAACACTCTTGAAATTTGGAAGAGAATACTGCTTAGTGTTCTTCCTGCACTCCTTCTCGGAGGTTTATTTGGTACATGGATCCAGAAAACACTCTTTACTCCGTTGGTTGTTGCGATTGCATTGCTTGTTGGCGGGCTATTTCTTCTCTTCATAGAGCAGTTTACAGAAAAAAAACAGAAGATGGCAGATATTGTGCAAGTTGGATACGCGACTGCTTTCTTTATTGGCTTGATTCAATGTTTTGCGTTGATTCCTGGTATTTCTCGAGCAGCCGCAACTATTATTGGCGCAATGCTCCTTGGCTTGAACAGAAAAACCGCCACAGAATATTCTTTTTTTCTTGCAATTCCTACGCTGCTTGCTGCGTCAGGATATTCGCTTTTTGTGTATTTTACAGAGGGGAATAATATTACTTCTCTTCAGCTTTCTACTCTTGCACTTGGATTTGTTGTTTCTTTTATCACTGCCTGGCTCGCGATTGCGTGGCTCATGAGATATATTTCCAACCATGATTTCAAATTGTTTGGATATTATAGAATTATTCTTGCGATTGTTGTTTTTATTTTGTTGTTGTGA
- a CDS encoding argininosuccinate synthase, which produces MKEKVVLAYSGGLDTSVILKWLVNKGYDVVAFLADIGQDEDFEAAKKKATLLGASAVYIEDLKHEFVEEYIFAALKGNAVYEGRYLLGTSIARPLIARTQIEIAQREHAQYVSHGATGKGNDQVRFELTYYALNPKIKIIAPWKEKEFLGQFKGRSDMIQYARENNIPITATIEKPYSTDENLMHISYESGILEDPKHAPDKEMFKKTTSPQDAPDKETHLMVEFKDGTPVKVTNLDDNTTKTDALELFLYLNKIGSQNGIGRIDIVENRYVGIKSRGVYESPAATILWKAHQDIEGIAMDREVYRLKEILSPRFAELIYNGYWFSPEMDFLMAAFNKSQELIDGKVYLTLYKGNVMITGRESPSSLYNKDLSSMDVEGGFNQQDSRGFININAIRLKAHSVILKNRMKKT; this is translated from the coding sequence ATGAAAGAAAAAGTAGTGCTTGCGTATTCTGGTGGTTTAGACACCTCTGTTATTCTTAAATGGCTCGTCAATAAAGGGTATGATGTGGTCGCTTTTCTCGCGGATATTGGACAGGATGAAGATTTTGAGGCGGCGAAGAAAAAAGCAACCTTGCTTGGCGCTTCTGCAGTCTACATAGAAGATCTCAAACACGAATTTGTCGAAGAATATATTTTCGCGGCGTTAAAAGGAAACGCGGTCTATGAAGGAAGATATCTTTTAGGCACATCGATCGCGCGCCCATTAATCGCGAGAACGCAGATAGAGATTGCGCAGAGAGAACATGCGCAGTACGTTTCTCATGGCGCGACAGGAAAAGGAAACGATCAGGTGCGCTTTGAATTAACGTATTACGCGTTAAACCCAAAAATTAAAATAATCGCGCCGTGGAAAGAAAAAGAGTTTCTCGGCCAGTTTAAAGGAAGATCAGACATGATTCAGTACGCGAGGGAAAATAATATTCCCATCACCGCGACAATAGAAAAACCGTATAGCACAGACGAGAATCTGATGCATATCAGTTATGAATCAGGAATTCTGGAAGATCCAAAGCACGCTCCTGATAAAGAAATGTTTAAAAAAACAACTTCTCCGCAGGATGCGCCAGATAAAGAAACACATCTTATGGTGGAATTTAAAGATGGCACACCGGTAAAAGTGACAAATCTTGATGATAACACCACAAAAACAGACGCGTTAGAGCTCTTCCTGTATCTGAACAAAATTGGCTCGCAAAATGGCATTGGAAGAATAGATATTGTTGAAAACAGGTATGTAGGGATCAAAAGCAGAGGAGTGTATGAATCTCCTGCGGCGACAATTCTTTGGAAAGCGCATCAGGACATTGAAGGAATCGCGATGGACAGAGAGGTGTATCGCTTAAAAGAAATTCTTTCTCCAAGATTTGCGGAACTCATTTACAATGGGTATTGGTTTTCACCTGAAATGGATTTTTTGATGGCGGCGTTCAACAAAAGCCAGGAACTTATTGATGGAAAAGTGTATCTCACGTTGTATAAAGGAAACGTCATGATTACAGGAAGAGAATCACCAAGCTCTTTGTATAATAAAGATCTTTCAAGCATGGATGTCGAAGGTGGCTTTAATCAGCAAGATTCCCGTGGTTTTATCAACATCAACGCGATCCGCTTGAAGGCGCACAGCGTTATCTTAAAGAATAGGATGAAAAAAACATGA
- a CDS encoding (2Fe-2S) ferredoxin domain-containing protein, which yields MESKKLYVCNGCCCGHPEKRNPVVKHELFRSLLAQEGLDESVQFEVPYCLGPCRMANVVKAIVLGKTYWFRQVNTEDDVHAVISFLKNPKEVPGRLQMKQVFF from the coding sequence ATGGAAAGTAAAAAATTGTATGTCTGTAATGGCTGCTGTTGTGGTCATCCAGAAAAAAGAAATCCTGTTGTAAAGCATGAGTTGTTTCGTTCTCTGCTCGCTCAAGAAGGACTTGATGAGAGTGTCCAGTTTGAAGTTCCATACTGCCTTGGCCCTTGTCGTATGGCAAATGTCGTGAAAGCAATTGTCCTTGGAAAAACGTATTGGTTCAGACAAGTGAATACTGAAGATGATGTTCACGCAGTTATTAGTTTTTTAAAGAATCCGAAAGAAGTTCCAGGACGATTACAAATGAAGCAAGTGTTTTTTTGA
- a CDS encoding thioredoxin domain-containing protein has translation MMDFTKNTLATSSSPYLQQHKDNPIYWQEWSLEVLEHAQKQNKLLFVSVGYATCHWCHVMASEAFSNPEIAQFLNEHFVAIKVDREQRLDIDQYMMAFLIEQQGHGGWPLNVILTPDQIPMLAMTYVPVTPKYGMPGFFQILEHAVSLYEKNPTSLEQFVPEYFSESTITSVAQVEVIETMLRSFDSHTASFHHGPQFPPHNTLLFLLAYYEETKEDAVKNVIEKILDTLATRGLHDHLQGGFYRYCVDQQWTIPHFEKMLYDQALLLWVFSVAYKILKKDAYKEVAEKIISCLEETFEEDGLYYSGHDADTDHEEGTTYLWTKEELEKFLSPAEYTAFASLYILDENFEGNIHLLKKKLETVPTLEKKLLLRRKKRKQPFVDKKIITSWNSLLGIAFVMAERCGCSSEGYKKAEMLFDTLLKKHYEHKDSSKKLAHSSLGNSVQSQEFLEDYAALLLFATYFYEIKHDEEVKKIIHELFLRLESFYDSDKKQWIESRNADFITIPAQTYDHPTPSSVAVAEFTLFRSRIILGMEHSSVGYGSAFSRDFHNLFAFYSEGYFHILHVPSSLDLRLLPVNAFVLKGNAFEDCYKGMCQRFKDEKALLAFCRK, from the coding sequence ATGATGGATTTTACAAAGAATACTTTAGCAACATCATCATCTCCATATCTCCAGCAACACAAAGATAATCCCATCTATTGGCAAGAATGGTCTCTTGAGGTTCTCGAGCACGCACAAAAACAAAATAAACTTCTTTTTGTTTCTGTGGGTTACGCGACCTGTCATTGGTGCCACGTCATGGCTTCTGAAGCGTTTTCGAATCCTGAGATCGCGCAATTTCTTAACGAACATTTTGTCGCGATCAAAGTTGACCGAGAACAACGCCTAGATATTGACCAATACATGATGGCGTTTTTGATTGAGCAGCAAGGACATGGTGGCTGGCCACTCAATGTGATTCTCACTCCAGACCAAATACCTATGCTCGCAATGACGTATGTTCCTGTCACCCCAAAATATGGGATGCCTGGTTTCTTTCAAATTCTAGAACACGCAGTTTCCTTGTACGAAAAAAACCCTACTTCTCTTGAACAATTTGTTCCTGAATATTTTTCTGAGAGCACGATCACTTCTGTTGCTCAAGTGGAGGTTATTGAAACCATGCTTCGTTCTTTTGATAGCCACACTGCAAGCTTTCACCACGGTCCACAATTTCCGCCACACAACACCCTGCTTTTTCTGCTTGCGTATTATGAAGAGACAAAAGAGGACGCAGTGAAAAATGTTATTGAGAAAATTCTTGATACTCTTGCGACGCGCGGTCTTCACGATCACCTCCAGGGAGGATTTTATCGATATTGTGTTGATCAACAATGGACAATTCCGCATTTTGAAAAAATGCTGTATGACCAAGCACTGCTTCTTTGGGTTTTTAGCGTTGCTTACAAAATCTTGAAGAAGGACGCGTACAAAGAAGTCGCAGAAAAAATTATTTCTTGTCTTGAAGAGACATTTGAAGAAGATGGATTGTATTATTCTGGTCATGACGCAGACACAGATCATGAAGAAGGAACTACTTATCTTTGGACAAAAGAGGAGTTGGAAAAGTTTTTGTCGCCAGCAGAGTATACTGCTTTTGCTTCTTTGTATATCTTGGATGAAAATTTTGAAGGAAACATTCATTTATTAAAGAAAAAACTAGAGACAGTCCCTACTCTTGAAAAAAAACTTTTACTGCGTCGAAAAAAACGTAAACAACCGTTTGTTGATAAAAAGATTATAACAAGTTGGAATTCGCTTCTTGGCATTGCGTTTGTCATGGCAGAACGCTGCGGTTGTTCTTCTGAAGGATACAAAAAAGCGGAGATGCTCTTTGATACCCTTTTGAAAAAACATTACGAACATAAAGATTCTTCTAAAAAACTTGCGCATAGTTCTTTAGGAAACAGCGTTCAAAGCCAAGAGTTTCTTGAAGATTACGCAGCACTTCTTTTATTCGCAACCTATTTTTATGAGATAAAACATGATGAAGAGGTTAAGAAAATAATCCATGAACTTTTTCTGAGGTTGGAGTCTTTTTATGATTCTGACAAAAAACAATGGATTGAAAGTAGGAACGCTGATTTTATTACGATTCCTGCGCAAACTTATGATCATCCTACTCCCTCTAGTGTTGCTGTCGCGGAATTTACTCTATTTCGTTCGCGAATTATTTTAGGGATGGAACATTCTTCTGTAGGGTATGGATCCGCGTTTAGTCGTGATTTTCATAACTTGTTTGCATTCTATAGCGAGGGATATTTCCATATACTTCATGTTCCTTCTTCTCTTGATCTGAGATTACTTCCAGTCAACGCATTCGTGCTCAAAGGTAACGCGTTTGAAGATTGTTATAAAGGAATGTGTCAACGATTTAAAGATGAGAAAGCACTACTTGCTTTCTGCAGGAAGTGA
- a CDS encoding DUF475 domain-containing protein, with amino-acid sequence MEIFSIILIVAGLCLFEAISSIDNAIINAEVLSTMGEKARRWFLLWGILFAVFVVRGLLPWGIVWAVNPTLGPIEALFATFSNDPSVIEAVETSAPLLLVGGGVFLIFLFFHWIFLEPKHYGLYGEEYIQSKGVWFFAVVSVLLSLIVWFALKENPFMAFSAVVGSTAFFITHGFKENAAEQEKHLLDKKKTDLSKIFYLEVIDATFSIDGVLGAFAFTLSVPLILLGNGLGAIVLRQVTVSNVERIKKYKYLKNGAMYSILFLGSFMLLDSFGFHIPQWASPTITFAAVGFFFWKSKKEMKK; translated from the coding sequence ATGGAGATATTTAGCATCATTCTCATCGTTGCGGGTCTTTGTTTATTTGAAGCTATCAGCAGCATCGATAACGCGATCATCAACGCGGAAGTTCTCTCCACCATGGGAGAAAAAGCTCGGCGATGGTTCTTGCTCTGGGGGATTCTTTTCGCAGTCTTTGTTGTCCGTGGATTATTGCCTTGGGGCATTGTCTGGGCAGTGAACCCAACACTTGGTCCGATTGAAGCATTGTTCGCGACATTCAGCAATGATCCTTCTGTTATTGAAGCTGTAGAAACATCCGCTCCTCTTCTGTTAGTTGGTGGCGGCGTATTCCTCATCTTCCTCTTTTTCCACTGGATATTTTTAGAGCCAAAACACTATGGATTATATGGTGAAGAATATATTCAATCCAAAGGAGTCTGGTTTTTCGCAGTTGTTTCTGTTTTACTTTCCCTCATTGTCTGGTTCGCGCTCAAGGAAAATCCATTCATGGCGTTCAGCGCAGTTGTTGGTTCTACCGCCTTTTTCATTACGCATGGATTTAAGGAAAACGCGGCTGAGCAGGAAAAACATCTTTTGGACAAGAAAAAAACAGATCTCAGCAAGATATTCTATCTTGAAGTTATTGACGCGACATTCTCGATTGATGGTGTTTTAGGCGCGTTCGCGTTCACGCTTTCTGTTCCGCTGATTTTATTGGGGAATGGTCTTGGCGCGATTGTTTTACGACAAGTCACCGTGAGCAATGTTGAACGCATCAAGAAATATAAATACTTGAAAAATGGCGCGATGTACTCTATTTTGTTTTTAGGTTCATTCATGTTGTTGGATAGTTTTGGATTTCACATTCCACAGTGGGCTAGTCCAACAATTACCTTCGCGGCAGTAGGATTCTTTTTCTGGAAGTCGAAGAAAGAGATGAAGAAGTAG
- the argH gene encoding argininosuccinate lyase: protein MKLWQKGHDLDKEIERFTVGNDYLLDKKLLKYDARASSAHAAMLHKIGILTKEEFEKIKKCLEEIEALAATGAFEIKQQDEDCHTAIENYLVEKLGEAGKKVHTARSRNDQVLAALRLYAREEAAKIKEKGNAVIAALCLCKAKYGAVKIPGYTHMQRAMPATCGLWIGAFEEALQDDLLVLEHAVKIMNQSPLGAAAGYGVPGLAIDRVFVAETLGFEKVQNNTLYVQNSRGKFDLLLLQALQQVMLTLNKLATDVMLFTTAEYNFLKLPVEFCTGSSIMPQKKNPDVIELLRAKTAMFCSYPQQITAIITNLPSGYNRDFQLTKQPFMEAIELTKNCLQISAHVLSMLEVNKESCEAAASSKELYATEEAYKLVKKGMSFREAYKEVGKKF from the coding sequence ATGAAGCTTTGGCAGAAAGGGCACGATCTTGACAAGGAAATTGAGCGGTTTACTGTCGGCAACGATTATCTGTTAGACAAAAAACTACTCAAGTATGACGCGCGAGCAAGTAGCGCGCATGCCGCGATGCTTCATAAGATTGGAATTCTAACAAAAGAAGAATTTGAAAAAATAAAAAAATGCTTGGAAGAGATTGAAGCCCTCGCTGCAACGGGCGCGTTTGAGATAAAACAGCAAGATGAAGATTGCCATACCGCCATTGAGAATTATCTTGTAGAAAAACTAGGAGAAGCAGGAAAAAAAGTGCATACTGCTCGCTCTAGAAATGACCAGGTTCTTGCAGCGCTGCGCCTCTACGCACGAGAAGAAGCAGCAAAAATAAAGGAAAAAGGAAACGCAGTTATTGCAGCACTTTGTCTGTGCAAAGCAAAATACGGCGCAGTAAAAATCCCAGGCTATACGCACATGCAGCGCGCGATGCCTGCAACATGTGGATTATGGATTGGCGCGTTTGAAGAAGCGCTTCAGGATGATCTGCTTGTGCTTGAGCATGCAGTAAAGATCATGAATCAATCTCCTTTGGGCGCGGCTGCTGGCTATGGCGTTCCTGGATTAGCGATTGATAGGGTCTTTGTCGCGGAAACACTTGGATTTGAAAAAGTGCAGAATAATACACTTTATGTGCAGAATAGTAGGGGGAAGTTTGACCTGCTTCTATTGCAGGCGTTGCAGCAAGTCATGCTCACATTAAACAAGCTCGCTACAGACGTTATGCTTTTCACAACAGCAGAGTACAATTTTCTCAAGTTGCCTGTAGAATTTTGCACAGGAAGCAGTATTATGCCTCAGAAAAAAAATCCGGATGTCATAGAATTACTTCGCGCGAAAACAGCGATGTTTTGTAGTTATCCGCAACAAATAACCGCAATCATAACAAATCTTCCTTCAGGATATAACAGAGATTTTCAATTAACCAAACAACCCTTTATGGAAGCGATTGAGTTGACAAAAAATTGTTTGCAAATAAGTGCGCATGTTCTTAGTATGTTGGAAGTAAATAAAGAGAGCTGCGAAGCTGCTGCAAGCAGTAAAGAATTGTATGCGACAGAAGAAGCGTATAAGCTCGTCAAAAAAGGAATGTCATTTAGGGAAGCGTATAAAGAAGTAGGAAAGAAATTCTAA